A single region of the Tachyglossus aculeatus isolate mTacAcu1 chromosome X1, mTacAcu1.pri, whole genome shotgun sequence genome encodes:
- the NPM1 gene encoding LOW QUALITY PROTEIN: nucleophosmin (The sequence of the model RefSeq protein was modified relative to this genomic sequence to represent the inferred CDS: inserted 1 base in 1 codon) has product MEDSMDMDMSPLRPQNFLFGCELKADKDYHFKVDNDENEHQLSLRTVSLGAGAKDELHVIEAEALNYEGSPIKVTLASLKMSVQPTVSLGGFEITPPVVLRLKCGSGPVHVSGQHLVALEEDAVSDDDEEEEVKLGNLSGKRPAPGVVPKVPQKKAKLAELAEDEEDDDDDDDDDDDDDDEDDDFEEEEKTPAKKSARETPKNAQKSNQNGKDSKPSTPKSKGSESFKKQEKSPKTPKGPLTVDDVKAKMQATMDKGGALPKVEGKFINYVKNCFRMSDQEAIQDLXAVEEVPLKKTEQFVKIFSHISVTVYLAVLFIMQSENFPYRV; this is encoded by the exons ATGGAAGACTCGATGGACATGGACATGAGCCCCCTGCGGCCCCAGAACTTCCTCTTCG GTTGTGAGTTGAAAGCCGACAAAGATTATCACTTCAAGGTGGACAATGATGAGAACGAGCATCAGTTGTCTTTGAGAACG GTCAGTTTAGGAGCAGGTGCCAAAGATGAATTGCATGTCATAGAAGCAGAAGCATTGAATTATGAAGGCAGTCCAATTAAAGTAACACTGGCATCTTTGAAAATGTCTGTGCAGCCTACG GTTTCTCTTGGTGGATTCGAAATCACTCCGCCAGTGGTTTTGAGGCTGAAGTGTGGTTCAGGGCCTGTTCATGTCAGTGGACAGCACCTAGTAG CTTTAGAGGAAGATGCAGTgtcagatgatgatgaagaggaggaggtgaaactTGGAAATCTGTCTGGCAAACGACCTGCACCGGGAGTGGTTCCTAAGGTTCCGCAG AAAAAAGCAAAATTGGCAGAACTggcagaggatgaggaagatgatgatgatgatgatgacgatgatgatgacga tgatgatgaagatgatgactttgaggaagaagagaagactcCAGCAAAGAAG TCTGCCCGAGAGACTCCAAAAAATGCACAAAAGTCAAACCAGAATGGAAAAGATTCAAAGCCATCCACGCCAAAATCGAAA GGTTCAGAGTCAttcaaaaaacaagaaaaatctCCAAAAACACCAAAAGGACCTTTAACTGTAGATGATGTTAAAGCAAAAATGCAGGCAACCATGGACAAG GGTGGTGCCCTCCCCAAAGTGGAGGGCAAGTTTATCAACTACGTAAAGAATTGCTTCCGGATGTCTGATCAAGAG GCTATTCAAGATC TGGCTGTGGAGGAAGtccctttaaaaaaaactgaACAGTTTGTTAAAATTTTCAGTCATATTTCTGTAACAGTTTATCTGGCTGTCCTTTTTATAATGCAGAGTGAGAACTTTCCCTACCGTGTCTGA